Proteins encoded by one window of Collimonas fungivorans:
- a CDS encoding ABC-three component system protein: MTQPSVSTFGAGASMVGYLYQVRIALLWAIRRSRVSDFTVSIETLDDVSFEVDGEPAAVLQAKHSLNAAASLTDFSPELWKTLRVWMVGLASGEVPLDTARFLIATADAPPGSACAAMGISPERDIAEAAKRLKHAAVTSSNNDLKSAFDAYLTLGEAEREHLLSRIYVVPTQPDAAAILEQLQAELYHVSLHHQDLSVQMLEGWWFKRVLNELVHPDGGIPRAEIDAQISEIQESLKPDSLPIDEELDALMVALDQLPEFSTRPFYKQVELVGGSQLRIRNAITSYLQAFRQRSAWTRHDLLFDADLQKYDKRLHAEWELQYAQVCDELGPNATETAMTRAGRAILKWAEDAHLPIRFGVNVPWVCRGSLHMLAEDRRLGWHPEFETRLKAIFDAPVEGKTA, from the coding sequence ATGACTCAACCGAGCGTGTCGACCTTCGGCGCTGGTGCGTCGATGGTGGGTTACCTCTACCAGGTACGAATCGCACTGTTGTGGGCGATTCGCCGCAGCCGCGTCAGCGACTTCACGGTCAGCATCGAGACCTTGGACGATGTGAGCTTCGAAGTCGATGGCGAACCCGCCGCCGTCCTGCAGGCCAAGCATTCGCTTAACGCCGCTGCCTCATTGACCGATTTCAGTCCCGAACTATGGAAGACGCTACGCGTCTGGATGGTCGGCCTGGCCAGCGGCGAGGTTCCTCTCGATACGGCCCGTTTCCTAATCGCTACGGCAGACGCACCGCCGGGGAGTGCGTGTGCCGCGATGGGAATCAGCCCTGAACGCGACATCGCCGAGGCTGCCAAGCGGCTTAAGCATGCCGCTGTCACCTCAAGCAACAATGACCTCAAGAGTGCATTCGACGCATACCTGACTCTGGGCGAAGCCGAGCGAGAACATCTACTGTCGCGCATCTACGTCGTGCCGACCCAACCCGATGCGGCCGCAATCCTCGAACAGTTGCAAGCCGAGCTGTACCACGTCTCTTTGCACCACCAGGATCTCTCGGTGCAAATGCTGGAGGGCTGGTGGTTCAAACGAGTGTTGAACGAGCTGGTTCATCCTGACGGGGGCATCCCTCGCGCCGAGATCGACGCCCAGATTTCGGAGATTCAGGAATCGCTCAAGCCCGACTCGCTACCCATTGACGAAGAACTCGACGCGCTAATGGTCGCGCTTGATCAGTTGCCGGAGTTCTCGACTCGTCCGTTCTATAAGCAGGTGGAACTTGTCGGTGGTAGTCAACTGCGCATCCGCAACGCGATCACCAGCTACCTGCAGGCCTTCAGGCAGCGTTCTGCATGGACCCGCCACGACCTGCTATTCGATGCCGATCTGCAGAAGTACGACAAGCGCCTGCATGCCGAGTGGGAGCTGCAGTACGCACAGGTCTGCGACGAACTTGGCCCAAATGCTACTGAGACCGCGATGACCCGGGCGGGACGCGCAATCCTGAAGTGGGCCGAGGATGCGCATCTCCCAATCCGATTTGGCGTCAACGTCCCTTGGGTATGTCGCGGTTCATTGCACATGCTTGCAGAAGACCGTCGCCTCGGTTGGCACCCAGAATTCGAGACCCGGCTCAAGGCCATCTTCGACGCGCCCGTTGAAGGGAAAACGGCATGA
- a CDS encoding three component ABC system middle component — MTAWQERTIEQRNLLNPAFCAIVVWHLVRGYRTESTTLGVPANGLPVELAFVGASLVLRGQTRDQLPRTIASSLATWVHDNPLERSAVAKGVVVLRDTVREAVLFGALHGMLSLDGRRIDANDAQTKKINAYLQASSDEVKECMRLAVFVGRWLCKAGAPPTVLALLGVQA, encoded by the coding sequence ATGACGGCTTGGCAGGAGCGTACCATCGAGCAGCGCAACCTGCTCAATCCGGCCTTCTGCGCCATCGTCGTCTGGCACCTTGTGCGGGGCTACCGTACCGAATCGACAACGCTCGGAGTACCCGCTAACGGCTTGCCTGTCGAACTCGCATTCGTGGGAGCGAGTCTCGTGCTGCGTGGCCAGACGCGAGATCAGCTCCCTCGCACGATCGCCAGTTCGCTCGCCACCTGGGTGCACGACAATCCGCTGGAGCGTTCGGCCGTTGCGAAGGGTGTAGTTGTACTTAGGGACACCGTGCGGGAAGCCGTACTCTTCGGCGCGCTGCACGGAATGCTATCACTTGATGGTCGTCGGATCGACGCGAACGACGCCCAAACGAAGAAGATTAACGCCTACCTCCAAGCATCAAGCGACGAGGTGAAGGAGTGTATGCGCCTTGCCGTGTTCGTCGGCCGTTGGCTGTGCAAAGCGGGAGCGCCCCCGACCGTGTTGGCGCTGTTGGGAGTACAAGCATGA
- a CDS encoding DUF3732 domain-containing protein, producing the protein MQTRRGQAFVARQLPRGDGKSNEVVYVQTDIEVAIPSASVLRQTTNREGLRSLLGSWVGLSDYLHEPPSGQTRVPLAATVSHALIFCLQSQNEIAQRRHLFHGSSDRFIAQAIKDTLPYFLGAVSDDYVAQQQELKRVRTEIRQIDRRLAEAAAIHGEGVGRADTLLAEAKAAGLTALDDSAAWQEKINVLRAIQSTPIPSAMVGVGEDAEFRRLSTVRSELVEEQRMLQSTLERARSFEGSSKGYSAEAREHTARLNAVTVFEHEAPGHSCPLCLQGLPEASQVPSIGDLRAAQNYIGERSGAMDSATPRITTAIQDVETKLADVRRRIDENRVLLTAVKRANQRLQLATDIEARGAMVLGRISLYVENIPQMPDISEQQMRLNELRAQETRLDEAVSTDVIQAKMESCLSNVNRYLSDYAKQIDLEYSDSPLRLDPRGLTIVADTPERPVPMREIGSGENHVGYHIVAHLALHTWFANRDRPVPAFLLLDQLSQAHFSPDAVLGDGVTQEKIDADRKAVKRLFGLIFDIVDSLEGKFQVIITDHPDFSDDPRFQNAMRERWRDGLKLVPEDWPRES; encoded by the coding sequence TTGCAGACACGTCGTGGTCAAGCCTTCGTCGCGCGGCAGTTGCCGCGGGGCGATGGCAAATCCAACGAAGTGGTCTATGTACAGACCGACATCGAAGTGGCGATCCCATCAGCGAGCGTGCTGCGCCAGACCACCAATCGTGAAGGTTTACGCTCGCTGCTAGGCTCCTGGGTTGGGCTTTCTGACTACCTGCACGAGCCACCATCGGGGCAGACGCGTGTGCCGCTGGCAGCCACCGTCAGCCACGCTCTCATCTTCTGCCTGCAATCTCAAAACGAGATTGCGCAGCGACGGCATTTGTTCCACGGGTCGAGCGACCGTTTCATCGCGCAGGCGATCAAAGACACGCTGCCTTATTTCCTCGGTGCGGTCTCCGACGACTACGTGGCACAACAACAAGAACTAAAGCGTGTGCGCACGGAGATACGGCAAATCGACCGCAGGCTAGCTGAAGCCGCCGCAATCCATGGCGAGGGCGTCGGTCGGGCTGATACGTTGCTGGCTGAGGCCAAGGCCGCTGGCTTGACCGCACTGGACGACAGCGCGGCATGGCAGGAGAAGATTAATGTGCTGCGTGCAATTCAGAGCACACCCATACCTTCTGCCATGGTGGGGGTTGGTGAGGATGCCGAGTTTCGACGCCTATCTACCGTGCGTAGCGAGCTAGTGGAAGAACAGAGGATGCTGCAATCGACCCTGGAGCGCGCACGCAGCTTCGAGGGTAGCTCCAAGGGTTACTCAGCCGAGGCCCGCGAGCACACGGCGCGTCTCAATGCAGTGACCGTTTTCGAGCACGAAGCGCCAGGCCACTCATGCCCGCTGTGTCTGCAGGGCTTGCCCGAAGCCTCGCAGGTGCCATCCATCGGCGACCTCCGCGCTGCACAGAATTACATTGGTGAGCGTAGCGGAGCAATGGATTCGGCAACGCCTCGCATCACGACGGCAATTCAGGACGTCGAAACCAAACTCGCCGACGTGCGGCGCCGTATCGATGAAAACCGTGTTCTGCTCACGGCAGTCAAGCGTGCCAACCAGCGCTTGCAACTGGCGACTGACATCGAGGCCCGGGGTGCCATGGTCCTCGGGCGAATCAGTTTATACGTAGAAAATATTCCGCAGATGCCCGACATCAGCGAGCAGCAGATGCGGTTGAATGAATTACGAGCGCAAGAGACCCGGCTTGATGAGGCTGTCAGCACTGACGTTATCCAGGCAAAGATGGAGTCCTGTCTGTCCAATGTTAATCGGTACCTTTCGGATTACGCCAAGCAAATTGATCTGGAATATTCGGATTCCCCGCTTCGCCTTGATCCTCGTGGGTTGACGATTGTCGCAGATACGCCCGAGCGGCCGGTGCCCATGCGTGAGATCGGCAGCGGCGAGAATCATGTGGGTTACCACATCGTCGCACATCTCGCGTTGCATACGTGGTTCGCGAACCGTGACCGGCCAGTACCGGCGTTCTTGCTGCTCGATCAACTATCGCAGGCACATTTCTCTCCTGACGCCGTACTAGGCGACGGAGTGACACAAGAGAAGATCGACGCGGATCGCAAAGCGGTCAAACGTCTCTTCGGATTGATATTCGACATAGTCGACAGCCTCGAAGGCAAGTTTCAAGTGATCATCACTGACCATCCAGATTTCAGTGACGATCCCAGGTTCCAGAATGCAATGCGGGAGCGATGGCGCGACGGGCTCAAGCTAGTCCCAGAGGACTGGCCACGTGAGTCTTGA
- a CDS encoding transposase: protein MFLRDDQWLQLAPLLLGNKYSGGKTAKDNRLFIEAILWRVNTLKRWSDLPVEYGSWNTCYVRFRRWNESGIWRDLVIALNDFPELASEIQKIAAYGALSDVQAMARMRRKVSRKNRESQFSLSMEGSNNIVG from the coding sequence ATGTTTCTTCGGGACGATCAATGGCTGCAATTGGCTCCATTGCTATTAGGAAATAAATATAGCGGAGGAAAGACAGCTAAAGATAATCGTCTTTTTATTGAAGCCATATTGTGGCGCGTCAATACCCTGAAGCGCTGGTCTGATTTGCCGGTTGAATATGGCAGCTGGAATACGTGTTACGTACGGTTCAGACGCTGGAATGAAAGTGGTATTTGGAGGGATTTGGTCATTGCTTTGAATGACTTTCCAGAATTGGCGTCCGAAATTCAAAAAATTGCGGCATATGGCGCTTTATCCGATGTTCAGGCCATGGCAAGAATGCGGCGAAAAGTGAGTCGAAAAAACCGAGAAAGCCAGTTTTCCTTATCGATGGAAGGCAGTAATAACATCGTTGGATAA
- a CDS encoding UvrD-helicase domain-containing protein encodes MDDDLPAKLAAFSGKGYVIAPAGYGKTHLIAMAVKASLQRQLILTHTYAGVNAIKKKMQMLSVPASRYQIDTIASWTLRLCLYFPNTSKWNKEYPSGKEWAKLYEAGTALLAKPFVERFVRSSYSGVYVDEYQDCSSQQHTLVAAIGKHLSCRLLGDPMQAIFDFADKPVDWERDIYPHYQLLGELKKPWRWHSAGAPELGGWLDEASKRLRAGERISIATPLPKGVNRVAIDLTDFTNPKRLNCFFSFLDNDDAVIAIHSGDQKSKNKTHKLAQALGGRFSSIEEVEGKDLFSFIKKLEAAKTVSERLCLVIEFAKKCCNAVDGIFSAATKRGEQARATKATKYPDILELANRYLADPSSPNLARLLAAIQSNPETSTYRRDLLNRFMKILRVHEENAALSLQESAQRYQRDFRHSGRPIRHNKLIGTTLLVKGLEYDRAIILEADSMSPKELYVALTRGAKTITIVTLRNTIPA; translated from the coding sequence ATGGATGATGATTTGCCAGCGAAGCTCGCGGCATTTTCTGGCAAGGGATATGTGATCGCGCCGGCCGGCTACGGCAAGACGCATCTCATTGCTATGGCGGTCAAAGCCTCATTACAGCGGCAGTTAATCCTGACGCACACTTATGCCGGGGTCAATGCGATCAAGAAGAAGATGCAGATGCTGTCCGTTCCAGCATCGCGCTACCAGATCGACACCATTGCAAGCTGGACGCTCCGGTTGTGCCTTTACTTTCCCAATACGTCCAAGTGGAATAAGGAGTACCCCAGCGGAAAAGAGTGGGCGAAGCTTTATGAGGCGGGAACTGCGTTGCTAGCTAAGCCATTCGTTGAGCGATTTGTTAGAAGCTCATATTCCGGCGTCTACGTGGACGAGTATCAGGATTGCTCATCTCAGCAACATACATTGGTAGCGGCAATCGGAAAACATCTGTCTTGCCGACTCTTAGGTGATCCGATGCAGGCGATCTTTGACTTTGCCGACAAGCCGGTCGATTGGGAGCGAGATATCTATCCTCACTATCAGTTGCTGGGCGAACTGAAGAAGCCTTGGCGATGGCACTCGGCTGGCGCTCCAGAACTGGGAGGTTGGCTCGATGAGGCCAGCAAGCGGCTTCGTGCGGGCGAGAGGATTTCGATCGCCACACCGTTGCCAAAGGGCGTCAACAGGGTTGCGATCGATCTAACTGACTTCACGAACCCCAAGCGCCTCAACTGTTTCTTTTCTTTTTTAGACAATGACGATGCTGTGATTGCTATCCACTCTGGCGATCAAAAGTCGAAGAATAAGACGCACAAATTGGCACAGGCGCTCGGAGGCAGGTTTTCCAGCATTGAAGAGGTCGAAGGAAAAGACCTGTTCAGTTTCATAAAGAAGCTGGAAGCTGCCAAGACAGTTTCCGAGAGGCTCTGTCTGGTCATCGAGTTCGCCAAAAAATGCTGTAACGCCGTAGATGGCATCTTCAGCGCCGCCACCAAACGTGGTGAGCAGGCGAGAGCTACGAAGGCGACAAAGTATCCCGACATACTGGAACTCGCCAATCGCTATCTGGCTGACCCGTCAAGTCCGAATCTGGCGCGCCTGCTGGCCGCTATTCAATCCAATCCAGAGACGTCAACGTATCGGCGGGACCTGCTGAACAGATTCATGAAGATCCTGCGCGTGCATGAGGAAAACGCCGCATTAAGTCTTCAGGAAAGCGCGCAGCGTTACCAGCGCGACTTTCGTCATTCAGGCCGGCCGATTCGGCATAACAAGCTTATTGGAACTACTTTGCTTGTCAAAGGCCTGGAGTACGACCGCGCCATCATTTTGGAAGCCGATTCGATGTCTCCTAAAGAGCTGTATGTCGCATTAACGCGTGGCGCGAAGACTATCACGATTGTTACACTACGCAACACCATTCCGGCCTGA
- a CDS encoding AraC family transcriptional regulator ligand-binding domain-containing protein: MHKFHQSEVVKGFVSSGFVRLLFEYLKQQDIDPVVLLGIPAPEPLDRGLQRYPMQHWRAMLQLASDRLNDPLLGLRLGGNITAAHLGVMGYVFSSGRYLANALLRFKGYSRLVYEAGHLHTSVQGFDFVLTWGEESGRCGALADECSIASFVQFVRNISSKPISATQICFINKAPPDIQPYIDFFGCPVLFEQPVTSIRGGLWHLATRLLQPDEMLLQMLEQLADMMLEELPQASDIEQSVRQSIARLIHDGEPQLEQVAQELNMTPRTLRRRLDEEGLNYRSLLENIRKHLAERYLLDPRLRLSEIAQLLGYSEQSTFNRAFRRWTGQTPHERQQQLLRGHGN; encoded by the coding sequence ATGCATAAATTTCATCAATCGGAAGTTGTAAAGGGGTTCGTATCAAGCGGATTTGTGCGCTTGCTGTTTGAATATCTGAAGCAGCAAGATATAGACCCCGTTGTCCTCCTTGGCATCCCCGCCCCTGAGCCACTCGATCGCGGCCTGCAGCGCTATCCGATGCAACACTGGCGGGCGATGCTGCAACTTGCTTCCGATCGATTAAATGACCCTCTTCTGGGCCTGCGGCTGGGCGGCAATATCACGGCCGCTCATTTAGGAGTAATGGGATATGTCTTCTCATCCGGCCGATACTTGGCGAATGCACTGCTAAGATTTAAAGGATATAGCCGTTTGGTATATGAAGCAGGTCACCTTCATACTAGCGTTCAAGGCTTTGATTTTGTCCTTACGTGGGGAGAGGAATCTGGCCGTTGTGGAGCCCTTGCGGATGAATGTTCAATTGCAAGCTTCGTACAGTTTGTCAGGAATATTTCAAGCAAGCCGATTTCGGCCACGCAGATCTGTTTTATTAACAAGGCGCCGCCGGATATCCAGCCCTATATCGACTTTTTTGGTTGCCCCGTGCTATTTGAACAGCCAGTAACTTCTATACGAGGCGGGTTATGGCATTTGGCGACAAGATTACTTCAGCCTGACGAAATGCTGTTGCAGATGCTTGAACAGTTAGCCGACATGATGCTGGAAGAGCTGCCGCAAGCCAGTGATATCGAACAATCCGTCCGGCAGTCCATAGCTCGATTGATTCACGATGGTGAGCCTCAATTGGAACAAGTAGCTCAAGAGCTGAATATGACTCCACGCACTCTTCGGCGCCGCTTGGACGAAGAGGGATTAAATTATCGGTCATTGCTTGAAAATATACGTAAGCATCTAGCTGAACGTTATCTATTGGATCCTCGCCTGCGATTGAGCGAAATTGCGCAATTGCTTGGCTATTCCGAGCAAAGTACTTTCAACCGGGCGTTCCGGCGCTGGACCGGACAGACTCCTCATGAACGGCAGCAGCAACTTTTACGTGGCCATGGAAATTAA
- a CDS encoding autotransporter serine protease, translating to MNRKHSRKHVSRFPLSVVSVAVLSTLAACGGGGGGSSNSDGVQPPVPTNAAPVTAAPSVTIPTLSSSDPSNANAAHARGITGAGVTVAVVDTDFNVSDPEFAGRLTKYVYASGGAGNSHGSEAAEALGGSSYGVAPAVNMLGAAVGTGGENVTLNASVYQDLFNKGARLFNQSNAFGSIATPGGNGPTFYNIYQPFVSKGSLFIWAAGNDGSAHPSLTAGLPALYPDLQKGWLAVVAVNAAGGAQGYSSSDTTPGVISSYSNRCGEAANWCLAAPGDFISAAAGRRVYGTSFAAPAVTGAAALVQQAYPWMNADQIRQTILSTATSMGDTATYGWGLLNASKAANGPGLFDTRLTLGGNFVAKFDSASSTFANNIGGNAGLLKDGSGTLTLSGNNTYAGANEILKGTLNVTGSVASAVTIDSAGVLSGDGGRIGGSVSNNGRLSNTGSGMTIAGNYTATASAVLANQFNTTLTIGGSATLGNSHLVATTPAGSSDPSGYVAQQVGVKGKVLTAANGVSGVFQDVSFEHDGTAFNPGTFLNATLAYTANEVDLSIARNDVKAVAAQAFAADPTRNNSAANVETGLKAADAMAASGNTGGGISSSDSAFLNSAAALQRTADIAAAAQVLDSLSGQIYASSQALTFQQSQAINRDLSNRLSLLANPVAGGAKAGLWASVIGASGKLGESGYASADTSTWGGQFGFDTHLDDKAIVGAALSYSESKASFDRNGGAANSQDAGLSLYGRYALSHDGIYVSGRAGIARVTSKINRSVILGSEVDSLSANHTDSMISAYAETGYMRKLSATSTLTPFAGISYDRLKRGAFTETGSPFGLTAGSSTYHQTASVLGLRGDTGFDWLGGHASVQAYAAWQHGFNDGKLDFNAAFVGAPAAGFSVQGIGLARNSGWAGVGISGVFASNWSWYGNYDAQFGKGGLVNNVFSVGARMAF from the coding sequence ATGAATCGCAAACATAGCCGCAAACATGTCAGCCGTTTTCCTTTGTCAGTCGTTTCCGTAGCCGTCTTGAGCACGCTTGCAGCCTGCGGCGGCGGTGGCGGTGGTTCCAGCAACTCCGATGGCGTCCAGCCGCCGGTGCCCACTAACGCGGCGCCAGTCACAGCCGCGCCGAGCGTAACGATCCCGACCCTGAGCTCCAGCGATCCGAGCAACGCCAATGCAGCGCACGCGCGCGGCATTACCGGGGCCGGCGTGACGGTAGCAGTGGTCGACACGGATTTCAATGTCTCCGATCCGGAGTTTGCCGGACGCTTGACCAAATACGTCTATGCCAGCGGCGGCGCCGGTAATTCGCACGGCAGCGAAGCGGCGGAAGCGCTGGGCGGCAGCAGCTATGGCGTGGCGCCGGCAGTCAACATGCTGGGCGCCGCAGTCGGCACCGGTGGTGAAAACGTCACCTTGAATGCCTCGGTTTACCAGGACTTGTTCAACAAGGGGGCGCGCCTCTTCAACCAGTCGAACGCCTTTGGCTCGATCGCGACCCCCGGCGGTAATGGCCCGACTTTCTACAATATCTATCAGCCTTTCGTGAGCAAGGGCAGTTTGTTCATCTGGGCCGCAGGCAACGATGGCAGCGCCCATCCCAGCTTGACAGCCGGTTTGCCGGCCCTGTATCCCGACCTGCAAAAAGGCTGGCTGGCAGTGGTGGCGGTGAATGCTGCCGGCGGCGCCCAGGGATACAGCAGCAGCGATACCACGCCAGGCGTGATTTCCAGCTATTCCAACCGCTGCGGCGAGGCCGCCAACTGGTGCCTGGCGGCGCCCGGCGATTTTATCTCGGCTGCCGCCGGCCGCCGGGTCTACGGCACTTCGTTCGCCGCGCCGGCGGTAACCGGCGCCGCTGCCCTGGTGCAGCAAGCCTATCCCTGGATGAATGCCGACCAGATCCGGCAAACCATCTTGTCGACCGCCACCAGCATGGGCGACACCGCCACCTACGGCTGGGGTCTGCTGAACGCCAGCAAAGCCGCCAACGGTCCTGGCTTGTTCGATACCCGGCTGACCTTGGGCGGCAACTTCGTCGCCAAGTTCGACTCCGCCAGCTCAACCTTCGCCAACAATATCGGCGGCAATGCCGGCCTGCTGAAAGACGGCAGCGGCACGCTGACCCTGTCCGGCAACAACACCTATGCCGGCGCCAATGAAATTCTGAAAGGCACGCTGAACGTCACCGGATCGGTTGCTTCCGCAGTCACCATCGACAGCGCCGGCGTGCTGTCCGGCGACGGCGGCCGCATCGGCGGCAGCGTCTCCAACAACGGCCGTCTCAGCAATACCGGCAGCGGCATGACGATTGCCGGCAACTATACGGCCACGGCCAGTGCGGTGCTGGCCAACCAGTTCAATACGACCTTGACCATAGGCGGCAGCGCCACGCTCGGCAATTCACACCTGGTGGCGACCACGCCTGCCGGCAGCAGCGATCCGTCCGGCTACGTGGCGCAGCAGGTCGGCGTCAAAGGTAAGGTGTTGACCGCTGCCAACGGCGTATCCGGCGTGTTCCAGGATGTGTCGTTCGAACACGACGGCACGGCTTTCAACCCGGGTACCTTCTTGAACGCGACGCTGGCTTATACCGCCAACGAAGTTGACTTGAGCATTGCACGCAACGACGTCAAGGCGGTTGCAGCGCAAGCGTTTGCCGCGGATCCTACGCGCAACAACAGCGCCGCCAACGTCGAGACCGGACTCAAGGCGGCCGACGCCATGGCCGCCAGCGGCAACACCGGCGGCGGCATTAGCAGCAGCGACAGCGCCTTCCTGAACAGCGCCGCGGCGCTGCAGCGCACAGCGGATATCGCTGCCGCGGCCCAGGTGCTGGATAGCCTGTCGGGACAGATCTATGCCTCTTCGCAGGCGCTGACTTTCCAGCAGTCGCAAGCAATCAACCGCGACCTGTCGAACCGCCTGTCGCTGTTGGCTAATCCGGTTGCGGGCGGCGCCAAGGCGGGCTTGTGGGCCAGCGTGATCGGCGCCAGCGGCAAGCTGGGCGAGTCGGGTTATGCGTCTGCCGACACTTCCACCTGGGGCGGCCAGTTCGGTTTCGATACGCACCTGGATGACAAGGCGATAGTCGGCGCAGCGCTGTCCTACTCGGAAAGCAAAGCCAGCTTCGACCGAAACGGCGGTGCTGCAAACAGCCAGGATGCCGGCTTGTCCCTGTATGGCCGCTATGCGCTCAGCCATGACGGCATCTACGTTTCCGGCCGTGCCGGCATTGCCCGCGTGACCAGCAAGATCAACCGCAGCGTGATCCTCGGCAGCGAGGTCGACAGCCTGTCGGCCAATCATACCGACAGCATGATTTCAGCCTATGCCGAAACCGGCTACATGCGCAAGCTGTCGGCTACCTCGACGTTGACACCGTTTGCCGGCATCAGCTACGACCGCCTCAAGCGCGGCGCGTTTACCGAAACCGGCAGCCCCTTCGGCCTCACCGCCGGCAGCAGCACCTACCATCAGACTGCGAGCGTACTTGGCTTGCGCGGCGATACCGGTTTCGACTGGCTGGGCGGCCATGCCAGTGTGCAAGCTTATGCGGCCTGGCAGCATGGTTTCAACGACGGCAAGCTGGATTTCAACGCGGCTTTCGTGGGCGCGCCGGCTGCCGGTTTTTCGGTGCAGGGCATAGGCCTGGCGCGCAACAGCGGCTGGGCGGGGGTCGGCATCTCCGGCGTGTTTGCCAGCAACTGGAGCTGGTACGGCAATTACGATGCGCAGTTCGGCAAGGGCGGGCTGGTCAACAATGTGTTCTCGGTAGGTGCTCGCATGGCCTTCTGA
- a CDS encoding YadA-like family protein — MANEANTVSIGSAGNERRVVNVASGVNGTDAVNVSQLNAGVTQAINYTNQQVGQLQQSLNNTADRAYSGIAAVTALTMIPDVDKGRNFSLGIGAATYLGHAAMAIGGTARVTENIKVRAGVGLSPNGNTAGVGAAMQW, encoded by the coding sequence GTGGCGAACGAGGCAAATACTGTATCTATCGGTTCTGCCGGCAATGAGCGCCGCGTCGTTAATGTCGCCTCTGGCGTGAACGGCACAGATGCGGTCAACGTGAGTCAGCTCAACGCTGGCGTGACACAGGCGATCAATTACACCAATCAGCAAGTAGGGCAGCTGCAGCAATCGCTCAATAACACTGCGGATCGTGCTTATTCCGGGATTGCGGCGGTAACTGCATTGACCATGATCCCCGATGTGGATAAAGGAAGGAATTTCTCGCTTGGGATCGGCGCCGCGACTTATTTGGGTCATGCGGCGATGGCGATCGGCGGCACTGCTCGCGTTACGGAAAATATCAAGGTACGCGCGGGTGTCGGCCTAAGCCCCAACGGTAATACGGCTGGGGTTGGTGCTGCAATGCAGTGGTAA
- a CDS encoding ABC transporter substrate-binding protein — translation MADFIEIVVNGEDMPFFFKQSSHTVQTPKPAGSSCLLNLMRVTAALIVVLFAAHAHADGDPILVGQSAVLTGPFTPNSLAFISGQTLFFDKFNAAGGLNGRRIKVVTYDDAYLGDKAAANAEQLIKQDHVVCLFGTMGTAIGAAMTKVAMANHSFIFGGLTGAEVLRDTKLPVYHIRASYADEARRTMTHLRIIGQTRVAVVSSDDAYGKGIEEVTLRALTDGGNPAVISLRFDPKQDNLRDVAERVTKSNAQAVYVIAAGLPAINVIRALSVLPSHPPIYTNSVGSSFLLYKELGDKSRGIILSQVMPPFWQTRLRITKEYQQALQGAGQQNQASYMGLEGYITAKVFTEMLRRVSGSITTESLRHAIENSGPVDVGDFSISFSPSKKSGSDFVDITFLSDGGKFVQ, via the coding sequence TTGGCTGATTTTATTGAAATCGTCGTCAATGGAGAAGATATGCCCTTCTTTTTTAAACAATCCAGTCATACGGTACAAACTCCAAAACCAGCCGGGAGCTCTTGTTTATTGAATCTGATGCGCGTCACGGCGGCCTTGATAGTGGTTTTATTTGCGGCACATGCACATGCAGATGGCGATCCGATCCTGGTTGGACAATCCGCCGTCCTCACAGGACCATTTACGCCGAATAGCTTGGCCTTTATCTCAGGCCAGACCCTTTTCTTTGACAAGTTCAATGCAGCTGGGGGCCTCAACGGCCGCCGTATCAAGGTCGTTACCTACGATGATGCTTATTTGGGCGACAAGGCCGCTGCAAACGCGGAACAGCTCATCAAGCAGGATCATGTCGTTTGCCTCTTCGGGACCATGGGAACCGCGATCGGCGCCGCCATGACGAAGGTCGCCATGGCGAACCACAGCTTTATCTTCGGCGGCTTGACGGGAGCGGAAGTTCTACGCGACACGAAACTCCCTGTCTACCATATACGAGCATCCTACGCCGATGAAGCGCGCCGTACGATGACGCATCTGCGGATTATCGGCCAGACCCGAGTTGCAGTCGTCAGTAGCGACGATGCCTATGGCAAAGGCATCGAGGAAGTTACATTGCGCGCGCTTACCGACGGTGGCAATCCCGCGGTAATTTCACTGCGCTTTGACCCGAAGCAAGATAATCTCCGCGATGTTGCCGAGCGCGTGACGAAAAGCAATGCCCAGGCTGTCTATGTAATTGCTGCCGGATTGCCTGCCATTAACGTCATCCGGGCCTTGTCAGTGCTGCCAAGCCATCCGCCCATTTATACAAACTCGGTAGGAAGTTCATTTCTTCTCTACAAGGAACTCGGTGATAAAAGCCGCGGCATTATTCTTTCCCAAGTCATGCCTCCGTTCTGGCAAACACGTCTGCGCATCACGAAAGAATACCAACAGGCGCTGCAAGGCGCAGGCCAACAAAACCAGGCTTCTTACATGGGCCTCGAAGGCTACATTACCGCAAAAGTTTTTACAGAAATGCTGCGGCGGGTATCAGGCTCAATTACGACGGAATCATTGCGCCATGCCATTGAGAATTCCGGACCTGTCGACGTAGGCGACTTCAGCATATCGTTCTCCCCCAGCAAAAAAAGCGGGTCTGATTTTGTCGACATCACATTTCTAAGCGATGGGGGAAAATTTGTTCAATAG